A window of the Pseudomonas fluorescens genome harbors these coding sequences:
- a CDS encoding DUF2388 domain-containing protein, protein MRFLTNLLIPPVLITACWVPLADAFDVSTQNTVVSVWATGMVSSAPFDRKLIISAHDDAAAFVASDGQMRGAQLESALHYLRKSRPKLHVSDLELAQAILVQ, encoded by the coding sequence ATGCGTTTTCTTACAAATCTGCTTATCCCCCCTGTACTGATCACCGCCTGCTGGGTTCCTCTGGCTGACGCCTTCGATGTGTCCACACAAAATACCGTGGTCAGCGTCTGGGCCACCGGCATGGTGTCTTCCGCGCCATTCGACCGTAAACTGATCATCTCCGCGCACGACGATGCCGCAGCGTTCGTTGCCAGTGACGGCCAGATGCGCGGCGCACAGCTAGAATCCGCCCTGCATTACCTGCGCAAGAGCCGGCCAAAACTTCATGTGAGCGACCTTGAACTGGCACAGGCAATTCTCGTCCAATAG
- a CDS encoding DUF2388 domain-containing protein, translated as MSRLRLLSAAALLAVAANVSATSFIVTTDAVVGALKSSSDATSDVTSSFRDDKIVLAARDDAASFVASEGEIRGVKLESALDHIRHQAPQLNATDAQLAQAILTI; from the coding sequence ATGTCCCGTCTTCGTCTGCTCAGCGCCGCCGCCCTGCTGGCCGTAGCTGCCAACGTCAGCGCCACCAGCTTCATCGTTACCACCGATGCCGTGGTTGGCGCGCTCAAGTCCTCTTCCGATGCCACGTCCGACGTCACTTCGTCCTTCCGTGACGACAAGATCGTGCTCGCCGCCCGTGACGACGCTGCCAGTTTCGTGGCCAGCGAAGGCGAAATCCGTGGCGTGAAACTGGAGAGCGCACTGGATCACATCCGTCATCAGGCTCCGCAACTGAACGCGACCGACGCCCAGTTGGCCCAGGCCATTCTGACGATCTAA